In the Rhododendron vialii isolate Sample 1 chromosome 2a, ASM3025357v1 genome, CAAAGATGGATCGAAATCGAAAGAAGCGATGGAGGAACCGGTGGTGTTGCCACTGGTGAGGAAGGAGGGCTCTCGTGGCGAAGAATGTGATGCTGATGCATCGAATAGCTGCAAGGTTGAGAAGGATGCATTGATAGCATGTTTGAGAGTTCCAGGAAACGGTATGTCTTGCTTACTGTCATATTCTCATTAATTGTTAATACTATCGTATCCTATATTGGAGGAGACAATGTCAAGACTTCACCATTTTGGTTTATTCTCGTTGATTGGGattgcttattttcttttttgatagcATTGGAAGTAATGGGATCAAAACGAGATCTTTGATTATCTAGGAGATTACTTCACtgttttggttatgcttgtacattgatctttttttattttcctttacgATAATATTAGAAAGTAATGGGATGGAAATTTATGAAATGGTGATTATCAAGCGGATGCTGACGATTTACTCTTGTAGAAAGATGGAATAAAACTTTCGTGATCCAAGGAAAGTTTTGTGTGGTGGGTGGAAGGAGAGAAGAATTCAACAACTGTAACGATGAGATAATCGAATGTGTATGCTTCAAATGTCTTCTTTACCTTCTAAAGTACTAAGTTAACTGAATGAGACATCTCCCACAGTAAAGTGACGATTGTTTCAAGCAGTATGTCATCACGCATTAGTTGTTTCAAACACTATGTGATTAAGCATTAGTCATAAGGTGAACAACTTGGTCCATAATTTTTTTCCGATAATTACTCTCATAATTTTGGCTTGCTGTGTTACAGTGGATGTCTCTTAGTTGCATTGAATTCTCCCTCCTTATATGGTTCCCTATCAGTTGAAATCAAAAGTTATGGATGTTTGGTTTCCTATCTTCCAGATTCCCCAGATCTTTCACTTCTGATTCAGAACAAGGGAAATGACCCCCTCAGTGTTACAATTTCTGCTTCTAATTTTGTTCAGCTTGAGAAAAGGAACGTTcaactccaacaaaaagaagacATAAAGGTACACATAACCAACATTGGAAGTGTTATTGAAAGCATGATGAAGAGCTCTCATTGATTATACGGTAGTTTCCATATCTAGTGCAGCTTGCTAACACTTATTTTTCTCGTCCAACCCGTGTAATTTGTGGGCTGACACACTGATGCTGCCAAACTTTCTTATGTCCATCTTCTTGGTTTATGCCTACTTGGTTTTCTCTAGATGTGTCCTTTTTGCACATGTTCCTCTATTTATTCGCATTCTAAGAAATCAATTTAATTAGAGAAACGGCATAAGAATGTGTATATGAAGGCTCGCTGATAAGAATAGCTTTATTATGGTTAGTTACCATTGCTGTTAAACAAAACGGTTAATTATGAATGCCACACCTTGGTAGGAGAACAATACATCCATAACTAGAATTTGATTGTTGATTTCATCGGTGGCATTTGTCATCTATATGTGAATGTACACATTGGTAAATGTTATGTTATTTCAAGGGTAGTTTAGTCATAGAGTTAATTAGGGTTTCTACGTCTTTCCATTTAATCTAGCTTATATTGTTATTCATTGTAATCTCAATTAATGCAAAAGACAGAGCTCTaggttgttttctttctttgcaATGTAACATGGTATAGGTACCAGagatgggtagggtgcgtgtTTCTGGCCTACAAGGGGCAGGTGCTACCGAGTGAGCACACTAcgcgtgagggagggtgtgaagtGAAGTTCCACATTGtctgggtaccaaagtaatatgaagtacgtaagcgtgagggcaccctcactttaATAGTTAGCTTTTGGAGTTGAGTTCTACCTAAGACCGTGTTATAGTGCATACTACTACTTTTGATCAGTGCTTTAGCACCAATGGATTCTCTATGCCATGAAACCATAACTACTAAATATGATTTTCTAGTCCACAAAAGAAATTGTCATGCACTCCCTTCCTGTCCCTACATTTTTTCCGCTGGCCTTGTTACATGGTTTGTTTTGAAACTAGTCATAATTCACTCCGAGTAATGTTTGATATGCACATTAACATGGTTTGAAACCAGTCATAATACACTCCAAGTAACGTTTGATATTCACATTAATGTACTTTGACAAGGCAAATTGACAGTTAGGTTTAAttgtttgtgatttcttgtgAGACATGTAGCCAAAGACCATAAAGTGGATGTATTATTACTGGCTCTTTTCTTCCATCTAAAACAGTCTTGTCACTATTCAGGTGAAAGTTTCTATCATTGAAGGTGGAACTGACAGCACGATTGTTCTAACAGCAGGAAGCGGCAACTGCAGTCTTGACTTCAGAGATTTTACTTCCCTCAATCCCATGAAGGAAACAGAGGACAGTAGAAAGTCAGCATACATCAACCTTGTTAAGAAACCTCATCTTATTGTATTCATTGTCATTTCTACTCTCCTGTTAATAACAGCATCGGCTTGGATGTGTGTGAGCTTCAAGAGGAGGCATTTCGACAGCAATGCCTCCAAGTATCAAAAGCTAGACATGGAGCTTCCAGTTTCAGGTGGGAGAAAAGTAGTGTCGGAAATAAACGATGGGTGGGACAACAATTGGGACGACAACTGGGACGATGAAGAGGCACCCAAGACACCATCAATGCCTGTGACTCCAAGCGTCTCTTCCAAAGGCCTCGCTTCAAGGCGGTTAAACAAGGAGGGTTGGAAAGATTAGCTGCCTCAAGTTTAGCGACTTAGCATTGGTTTCATTGGGGTAATGTAGGGTGTGAGAGGAGATGGGAAAAAAAGAGGTTCAAtctgattgttttgtttgactGATTGGTTCATACGAGTCACTTCCCTTCCTTTTTCGGGTGGAATACAACAGGAATGATAAATATGCTTTCCTGTTCCTTCATGTCGGTGATATATATGCTTTAAAACTGGATTTTGTCCTTGTGACTGCACTCTATTGACGCCAGTGGCCTATCGTGCTAAATATTTTCATCTAATTCTCAGTTTTCAAGGATCTGGTAGTACAAAGTTTGCAATATTTCTTGACCCCAcgggtttggtttggtgatcAAGACTTGCAACTTACGGATTTGTTTCATCTTCAGTGCTATCAATTGAGACCAATCCATATGAGGCTTTTGCCCGAGCTTCGTATGGACCCGTTAGTGGACGGTGTAATGGGGTTCTCCAGTGATTGAACTTTGGGTCTTTTCCATTGTCTTATATGAAATATTCTAGGATCAACGTGATGCAATTATACATTTAGGATAATTGGGAAACAtattgggtaaatttcactgacaccCCATGAGGTTTGCATTATGTATAGATTCCCCCTCCTAGGTATGAGAAATAACTCTCCCCTCCCTTCAGTAATTTGGAAAGAAATTGTTTCTGTTGAATCCAAGAATGAGGTAGTGTTTGCCTTGTTCGAATCATATATTAAGTTGGATTTGGAGATGGTAGTCACATCTCTTTATGGAATCACAGTTGGGTAGGGAAAAATAGTTTAGCTAGCAAGCCTACTATGTATACAAGCTTATACACCTCGGTGGTTCACAAGGAGGAGTCTCTATGCGAGGTTTATAGCAGAAACACAAAGGATGAACAGTAGACAGCTCATTCAACTGGGGTTTTACAATGCTTGGTTGATGTACGTAGCGATGAAGGAAAACTAGAGGCCAGAAAATCGACAATGGATATATATTATGGAGGAATGTGGCTCCGCCAAGAGTACAATTCTTTGGGTGATTTGTTGTTACGTATAATAGGGATATTGATTGCTCAACGAGAAGGAATGTGCAAGCTTTGTGGGGGAGGAACTACAAACTGCAGATCATTTGCTGCTTTTATGAAATTTCTTACATGAAAAATACGAATTTGTCCTGGCCTTAGTTGGGCAATTTTCCAACGGACGGTGAGGTTAGTTTGCTATGAATTACTCGAAGTGTGCATAATCTATCTCATATACTCTGTATACGAACAAAAAATTAGTATGAAAAACATGTAATATATAGGGTAACAATTGCACTAATTTGTGATTGTGAATCATGGCATGTTTCCATGCCATCTTGTCTTTTAGTCATACCAGAGGGACGACAAACACTATGTGTTTGCAAATTGTTAGGATGGTCGTGGATAATAATAGCGTTGTGGTTTTGATAAGGTGGTTTTTAATTGATGACTATTTTCATATCGTAGTAAATTAATGGTTACATTAAGATAGTTGTAAAAACTTAATTTCAAAAGGGACAATTAcaagccgatcaaaaaaaaaaaagggacaattacaaaaactatatttttgacGGAgctttaaaaattattttctcatgAAAAAAAGACTTCTCCCTTTCTACATTAGAATAGAGCGCCAAAAGACTTGGCAACTTCGGgttggaaaacaaaacaaaacaaaacaaaaacttttcaATGTCAAATTTACTTAATTTCCAAGACATAGAATCTACTAATAGAGGGTTAAATTTCAATGCAATCCCGGAAGACATGCCACCCCTTTGTCTGATTATTATTTACATTAATTATTAGTATTAAATAAGTAATTACTATCACAAACCCGCAATCAAATCATAGATTTGTTAAATCCCGGAAGCGCGAAAACCTCGGCCAGTCGCGGAATTAGATGGTTAAAATTGTTGCAGATTTTTAGATTACGAATCCAAATGATTGGTCCGAATTTGGAAATCCTGTAGTGCGGGTCGCACTACAGAAGCTGTAGGGTGGCTGATCCGGCCGTCCATTTTGATGTCTATGGCTTGGATTTAATCTTAGCTTCTATTGATCCTATCCGTGCATTGCCCGGATtaaaatccaagccgtccattaCTGAAATGGACTACGAATCGGTCCCCCTACAGAATGTCCAGCAGGCGTAAGATAACTTAGTCGtcgtttgattagaaagaaagaaaaatgctgGAAAGTGAAAAgataactgtttttttttttcgttcgcCCAATGATTTCTGGGTGCACTTAAGTTCTTTAAGTAAAGAATAAAGAAgtcaggagttcaactcctccaATGTCCTACGCTCCATAACCACTCTTCGGGGTGATGTCACATATGATGTGTTGGATAAGATGGTTATGAAAAACGTGACAGGAGCTGGCTCTATTGAGTGTGCTTGCCAACCGGGGGGTCTAATGGCGGCGGCCACCACGacaaaaatttcagaaattgcaattattatatgtatataaaaaaaattattcttaaCTTATATAGGCTCGTcactgctagatttttttttctttattttttgttatatactagtcctaaatcttctattttttccaagaaagtagacccaaaaaagtatttcaaaactaaattcaataggccaaagtgaaataatataaaggtAAGGTGTAATTAACgggaaaaaaaactccacactttaaccctaaaacaacttaacctaaaaaacaaaagttagTCTGTCCTACTCCTTGTGCAAACAGTAAAGCTATAGGTACAGCACTTGCTGCACAGCATCAGTGTACAGACCATTTTTGCTCTCGTCtcgggtctcgcaaagatgatcggagccgctcatgttgttcaaaatacttcgtttagggtccctgtaaaaaatcacttcAATCCGATACCGGGAAGGGTGTTTATaaatcatctaactttgcttcaaaatttatgCTAAATGGTCTGTAAAAACTCATGATGTCCTGACCTGAACGATCGAACCATGACGATCCAATTGCACCGGAGAGAACCAACGCATGATGTCCGAGCGATCAAGATGATCCAAGCATCTGCCTTGACTTAGGAGGATCTTATCATGCTGGGTATGACCAAATGGACCACATCGAGCCGATTATTCGGGCCACTACAAATTACTCGAAATTTTCTAGCAGGGGGCCAAAAATCAACCACTTATGCATCAGGGAGACCGTTAATTATTTCGTGCCGAGGCAATTTATAAAAACACAAACGAAAACATGCTAAATCAAAGAACTTTGCTTGAATGCTACTGCAGGTGCATGTGACGAAATGATCAAACTTAGCTCGACAAGCCTTATAGTAATCATACGATCCATAGGGATtatagactttttttttatgttttactAGTAACTAGGGGTTATAATCAACTTTGACCGCGGTAACATCTTTGTGAATTTACATAAAATTTGGGACgctgtaaggaaaaaaaaaaacagaaagggaaTCACTTGAATCTCCCTAGAAATCGAAAAATGGGTATTAGATTCTAGGAATTAGAAACTTTGAATCATTCATGGCACTCCCCCCTACTTTGAAGACCTGAATTTCAAAGCATGGCCCAAACATTAAAATAGGGAAAAGTTAAAAGAGTATTTATTTAGGGGACAAGAGGGGTCTCGAAAAACAAGAAACCTTTCCACAATGAAAGCTAGGGACTTTTTGGGTACCGAAAATGTACAATGACTATCGGAATCCACTTTTGGATGTCTAGTTCGAACAGTTCATTGAttttagaataattttttgagtacttgcaaaaaaagaagaagcttaatTGGATATGCACAAATGGTTGAtcaaaatttcaagttttcatTTAGCACCGA is a window encoding:
- the LOC131316406 gene encoding uncharacterized protein LOC131316406, whose amino-acid sequence is MGRKHMLLLILSWSLIVFALAARPATDLEVKGTPDTGLDPKSPPTLNNTSNLKEKTGGLNSVIDSNKVDQVKNDTDQVGGSKEGIEDNKVGERNPSEQKDVDLKGDKKKGEDGSVGKGENKEGDQVEKKDEDGSVEKGGNKEGLSEGGKGDNKDGSKSKEAMEEPVVLPLVRKEGSRGEECDADASNSCKVEKDALIACLRVPGNDSPDLSLLIQNKGNDPLSVTISASNFVQLEKRNVQLQQKEDIKVKVSIIEGGTDSTIVLTAGSGNCSLDFRDFTSLNPMKETEDSRKSAYINLVKKPHLIVFIVISTLLLITASAWMCVSFKRRHFDSNASKYQKLDMELPVSGGRKVVSEINDGWDNNWDDNWDDEEAPKTPSMPVTPSVSSKGLASRRLNKEGWKD